The region TCCAGGTGGCGGAGCCTTCCCTCCCCCACACGATCGAGATCCTCAAGGGCCTGCGCGACCGCTACGAGGCGCACCACCGGGTCTCCATCACGGACGAGGCGCTGGTCCAGGCCGCCACCCTGGCCGACCGGTACATCTCGGACCGCTTCCTGCCGGACAAGGCGATCGACCTCATCGACGAGGCCGGTTCCCGGATGCGCATCCGCCGGATGACCGCGCCGCCGGACCTCCGCGAGTTCGACGAGAAGATCGCGGGCGTCCGCCGCGACAAGGAGTCGGCCATCGACTCCCAGGACTTCGAGAAGGCGGCCTCTCTCCGCGACAAGGAGAAGCAGCTGCTGGCGGCGAAGGCCAAGCGCGAGAAGGAGTGGAAGGCCGGCGACATGGACGTCGTCGCCGAGGTCGACGGCGAGCTGATCGCCGAGGTCCTCGCGACCGCGACCGGCATCCCCGTCTTCAAGCTGACGGAGGAGGAGTCCTCGCGTCTGCTGCGCATGGAGGACGAGCTCCACAAGCGGGTCATCGGTCAGAAGGACGCCGTCAAGGCGCTCTCGAAGGCGATCCGTCGTACGCGGGCCGGTCTGAAGGACCCGAAGCGTCCGGGTGGTTCGTTCATCTTCGCGGGCCCGTCCGGTGTCGGTAAGACCGAGCTGTCCAAGGCCCTCGCCGAGTTCCTCTTCGGTGACGAGGACGCGCTGATCTCCCTCGACATGTCGGAGTTCAGCGAGAAGCACACGGTGTCGCGTCTCTTCGGTTCGCCCCCCGGATACGTGGGCTACGAAGAGGGCGGTCAGCTGACGGAGAAGGTGCGGCGCAAGCCGTTCTCGGTGGTCCTCTTCGACGAGGTCGAGAAGGCCCACCCGGACATCTTCAACTCGCTGCTGCAGATCCTGGAGGACGGTCGTCTGACCGACTCCCAGGGCCGGGTCGTGGACTTCAAGAACACGGTCATCATCATGACGACCAACCTCGGCACGCGGGACATCTCGAAGGGCTTCAACCTGGGCTTCGCGGCCACGGGTGACACGAAGTCGAACTACGAGCGCATGAAGAACAAGGTGTCGGACGAGCTCAAGCAGCACTTCCGCCCCGAGTTCCTCAACCGCGTCGACGACGTGGTCGTCTTCCCGCAGCTGACGCAGGAGGACATCCTCAAGATCGTCGACCTGATGGTCGGCAAGGTGGACGAGCGCCTCAAGGACCGGGACATGGGCATCGAGCTCTCCCAGTCCGCCAAGGAACTGCTGTCCAAGAAGGGTTACGACCCCGTCCTGGGCGCGCGGCCGCTGCGTCGCACGATCCAGCGCGAGATCGAGGACACGCTCTCGGAGAAGATCCTCTTCGGCGAGCTGCGACCCGGTCACATCGTGGTCGTCGACACGGAGGGCGAGGGCGACACCAAGACCTTCACCTTCCGCGGTGAGGAGAAGTCGGCGCTGCCCGACGTCCCGCCGATCGAGCAGGCCGCGGGTGGGGCAGGACCCAACCTGAGCAAGGAGGCGTAGCGCTCGGCGCTCGCCTGAACGAAGGGGCTGCCCCGGGACCTCGGTCCCGGGGCAGCCCCTTTTTTTCACACCACGCTGTCCGTTTTCTCGATCGTGAAGGCCGCGGTGTCCGGGAGGGACGCCAGGAGATGCTCCGGTACGTCGGTCACGTCCGGGGCGAGATGGAACGTGACCCTGCGCAGCCCGGGAAAGAGGGCCGGGACATTTGAGAGGTCTTCGTTTCCTGTGAACTTGTTGAGCCGCAGTCTCGTCACGTTCGGCAGTACCGGACCCGCGCTCCACCCGACGGCATTCCAGTTCACACGAAGTTCTTGTAGTGCGGGAAGCCGGGTGATCTCTTCGAAGTCCTCGGGGGTGAGGATTTCGGGGAGTGTGGCCAGACTCAGCTGCTTCAGCGAGTGCATATGACTCAGGCCGCGCAATCCGGTGAATCGGAGGGCGTTCCTGGTGAGCCGCAGATACGTCAGCGGCAGGTCCCGGGGGAGAGCGGCGTCGAGGGAGTCGCCGTGCAGCGGAAAACCGATGTCGAGCATCCGTAGAGTGCGGGAGGCGGAGAGCGGCGTCAGGGCACCCGGCTTCTCGAGTCCTGGCACGGTATCCACCGAAAGCCATTTCAGGGGCAGTTCGGCGAGCGGGGTGAGGTCGTCGACGCTCGGGTTGCTGCCGCTGATGTCCAGGTGCGTGAGCCGCCCCTGGTCCGACAGGAACGTCATGTCGCGCAGGATCCGATTGTCGCGTACGACGAGTTCACACAGCTGGTCCGGCAGCAGCCCCTCGCGTAGGTCGTCCGCGCCGATGTCCCCGACGACCTGGAGCATGGGGCGGCCGCCGAGGTCGCGCAGGGCGCGCAGCTGGGCGGCGGTGTGCGCGACGAAATACAGGTCGTCCGGTGGCAGATGGGCGATGACGTCGGCCGTGTAGCGCCGGGTGTCGAACCGGTGGGCCGTCCAGGTGAGTTGGGCCCGTACGGGCAGCGACGCATGCGACCGGAAGCGGGACAGGACCGGAAGCGCCGCGTCCGTGCCGATGAGTGACGCGGTGATGACCACGGCCCTGGCCTGATCGTCGGTGAGTCCCTCGGGGCCGGGCAGCAGTTCCAGGACGAGCGGGCCCGCGTCGGCGAGGGTGCGGGCCTCCTCGGTCGTACGGGGCGGGATGAGCGAGGCGGCGTTCCGCTCCACGGTCGCGCGGACGTGGGGGTCGAGTTCCGTGGCGTGTTCCAGCGCGGCCAGGGCGAGAAGTCGTATACGCGTACCCGCCGTTCCGGACGTCTCCTCGGCGGACTTGGCCAAGTCGGACAGGAGGGTGGCTCGTTCGCGGGGGCGGGCGTGGGCGACCGCCATCCGGATGACGTCCGACCACTGGGAGTCGAAGGCGCCTCGCACCAGCAGCCCGAAGTCCCCGTCCTCCACCGCCGCCCGCGCGCCCAGGTAGTCCTGGAAGGTGCGATGGACGAACTCGACGGTGCCGAGGGTGGGTTCGCGGAGCAGGCCGCTGCGGACGAGAAGGTGGCGCAGGATCGCCGGGGCGTCGCCCTGCGCGGCGGCGGACGGGAGGGACGGCAGGACGTCGGCGACGATGCGTTCGGCACGGTCGCGGTCCATCTCGGACTGGTTGTTGCGGATGAGCCAGTAGGCCAGGCGCTGGAGGAGCTGGACCTGCGGGAGTTCCGTGAGGTGGATGCCGCCGGTGCGTTCGG is a window of Streptomyces sp. NBC_00271 DNA encoding:
- a CDS encoding ATP-dependent Clp protease ATP-binding subunit produces the protein MFERFTDRARRVVVLAQEEARMLNHNYIGTEHILLGLIHEGEGVAAKALESLGISLEAVRQQVEEIIGQGQQAPSGHIPFTPRAKKVLELSLREALQLGHNYIGTEHILLGLIREGEGVAAQVLVKLGADLNRVRQQVIQLLSGYQGKETATAGGPAEGTPSTSLVLDQFGRNLTQAARESKLDPVIGREKEIERVMQVLSRRTKNNPVLIGEPGVGKTAVVEGLAQAIVKGEVPETLKDKHLYTLDLGALVAGSRYRGDFEERLKKVLKEIRTRGDIILFIDELHTLVGAGAAEGAIDAASILKPMLARGELQTIGATTLDEYRKHLEKDAALERRFQPIQVAEPSLPHTIEILKGLRDRYEAHHRVSITDEALVQAATLADRYISDRFLPDKAIDLIDEAGSRMRIRRMTAPPDLREFDEKIAGVRRDKESAIDSQDFEKAASLRDKEKQLLAAKAKREKEWKAGDMDVVAEVDGELIAEVLATATGIPVFKLTEEESSRLLRMEDELHKRVIGQKDAVKALSKAIRRTRAGLKDPKRPGGSFIFAGPSGVGKTELSKALAEFLFGDEDALISLDMSEFSEKHTVSRLFGSPPGYVGYEEGGQLTEKVRRKPFSVVLFDEVEKAHPDIFNSLLQILEDGRLTDSQGRVVDFKNTVIIMTTNLGTRDISKGFNLGFAATGDTKSNYERMKNKVSDELKQHFRPEFLNRVDDVVVFPQLTQEDILKIVDLMVGKVDERLKDRDMGIELSQSAKELLSKKGYDPVLGARPLRRTIQREIEDTLSEKILFGELRPGHIVVVDTEGEGDTKTFTFRGEEKSALPDVPPIEQAAGGAGPNLSKEA
- a CDS encoding NACHT domain-containing protein, which codes for MEPASVGAKLASSVVAPLIRKLFVADGPGAGLVEKPLRISGFVSFRGEKRTLGEKELTRLAAELVARALRTGERPLAPDEEQAVVHALGDTLHALGDLAMTDVQAVELGHEALALRLRAASGNPERDLSFDATLSYERILSAACLHILHFFTQRSAFVARTLVEQSRRQSELIAKVDELIARTPPPGGTDPAFEQRYLAYVATKHSRLTIYGIDLVNSPERWPLDAAYLSLQAVRATEDAEATGPSGTHIAAAGSTLPADQALAEQDLVLLRGVAGSGKTTLVQWLAVTAARGERGDRIPFVLPLRTLVRRPDGLPAPDGFLAAARVPIHATQPDGWSDRVLAAGRGLLLVDGIDEIPERDRERTRRWLRELLDVYPGNQWLVTSRPSAVREDWLTPDGFTELALTPMSRDDVTAFIRRWHTAARLDAPDTDRLDGYEHSLLTAVGTKPDLGRLATNPLMCGLICALHRDRRGYLPHGRQELYDAALSMLLSRRDEERDMFAPERTGGIHLTELPQVQLLQRLAYWLIRNNQSEMDRDRAERIVADVLPSLPSAAAQGDAPAILRHLLVRSGLLREPTLGTVEFVHRTFQDYLGARAAVEDGDFGLLVRGAFDSQWSDVIRMAVAHARPRERATLLSDLAKSAEETSGTAGTRIRLLALAALEHATELDPHVRATVERNAASLIPPRTTEEARTLADAGPLVLELLPGPEGLTDDQARAVVITASLIGTDAALPVLSRFRSHASLPVRAQLTWTAHRFDTRRYTADVIAHLPPDDLYFVAHTAAQLRALRDLGGRPMLQVVGDIGADDLREGLLPDQLCELVVRDNRILRDMTFLSDQGRLTHLDISGSNPSVDDLTPLAELPLKWLSVDTVPGLEKPGALTPLSASRTLRMLDIGFPLHGDSLDAALPRDLPLTYLRLTRNALRFTGLRGLSHMHSLKQLSLATLPEILTPEDFEEITRLPALQELRVNWNAVGWSAGPVLPNVTRLRLNKFTGNEDLSNVPALFPGLRRVTFHLAPDVTDVPEHLLASLPDTAAFTIEKTDSVV